In Pongo abelii isolate AG06213 chromosome X, NHGRI_mPonAbe1-v2.0_pri, whole genome shotgun sequence, one DNA window encodes the following:
- the IGBP1 gene encoding immunoglobulin-binding protein 1: MAAEDELQLPRLPELFETGKQLLDEVEVATEPAGSRIVQEKVFKGLDLLEKAAEMLSQLDLFSRNEDLEEIASTDLKYLLVPAFQGALTMKQVNPSKRLDHLQRAREHFINYLTQCHCYHVAEFELPTTMNNSAENHTANSSMAYPSLVAMASQRQAKIQRYKQKKELEHRLSAMKSAVESGQADDERVREYYLLHLQRWIDTSLEEIESIDQEIKILRERDSSREASTSNSSRQERPPVKPFILTRNTAQAKVFGAGYPSLATMTVSDWYEQHRKYGALPDQGIAKAAPEEFRKAAQQQEEQEEKEEEDDEQTLHRAREWDDWKDTHPRGYGNRQNMG, translated from the exons ATGGCTGCTGAGGACGAGTTACAGCTGCCGCGGCTCCCCGAGCTGTTCGAAACCGGTAAACAGTTACTGGACGAAGTAGAAGTAGCGACTGAACCCGCCGGTTCCCGGATAGTCCAGGAGAAGGTGTTCAAGGGCCTGGACCTCCTTGAGAAGGCTGCCGAAATGTTATCGCAGCTCGACTTGTTCAG CCGAAATGAAGATTTGGAAGAGATTGCTTCCACCGACCTGAAGTACCTTTTGGTGCCAGCGTTTCAAGGAGCCCTCACCATGAAACAAGTCAACCCCAGCAAGCGTCTAGATCATTTGCAACGGGCTCGAGAACACTTTATAAACTACTTAACCCAGTGCCATTGCTATCATGTGGCGGAGTTTGAGCTGCCCACAACCATGAACAACTCTGCTGAAAATCACACTGCCAATTCCTCCATGGCTTATCCTAGCCTCGTTGCTATGGCATCTCAAAGACAGGCTAAAATACAGAG ATACAAGCAGAAGAAGGAGTTGGAGCATAGGTTGTCTGCAATGAAATCTGCTGTGGAAAGTGGTCAAGCAGATGATGAGCGTGTTCGTGAATATTATCTTCTTCACCTTCAGAGGTGGATTGATACCAGCTTAGAAGAGATTGAGAGCATTGACCAGGAAATAAAGATCCTGAGAGAAAGAGACTCTTCAAGAGAG GCATCAACTTCTAACTCATCTCGCCAGGAGAGGCCTCCAGTGAAACCCTTCATTCTCACTCGGAACACGGCCCAAGCCAA AGTATTTGGAGCTGGTTATCCAAGTCTGGCAACTATGACGGTGAGTGACTGGTATGAGCAACATCGGAAATATGGAGCATTACCGGATCAGGGAATAGCCAAGGCAGCACCAG AGGAATTCAGAAAAGCAGCTCAGCAACaggaagaacaagaagaaaaggaggaagaggatgatgaACAAACACTCCACAGAGCCCGGGAGTGGGATGACTGGAAGGACACCCATCCTAGGGGCTATGGCAACCGACAGAACATGGGCTGA